In Yersinia enterocolitica subsp. enterocolitica, one DNA window encodes the following:
- the treR gene encoding trehalose operon repressor TreR: MQNRLTIKDIARMSGVGKSTVSRVLNNEGSVSPQTRERVEAVIRQQGFTPSKSARAMRGQSDKVVGIIVSRLDSPSENQAVRTMLPLFYQQGYDPILMESQFDPELVCEHLHVLQQRHVDGVILFGFTGLTADMLVPWQEKMVVLAREYTGFSSVCYDDEGAVRLLMDKLRQAGHRYISYIGVQPSDATTGMRRHQSYLDYCQQYGLTSTVALGELSYQSGFQLAPQVIKPDTSALVCASDTIAMGVSKYLQQQGQQHIQVCGIGNTPLLHFLFPNSLSVELGYGSAGVKAAQQLLDQLNNNQPLQQIIIPGQLA, from the coding sequence ATGCAAAACCGTTTGACCATTAAGGACATTGCCCGCATGAGTGGAGTCGGAAAATCCACCGTTTCACGGGTATTAAACAATGAAGGCAGTGTTAGCCCACAGACGCGCGAGCGAGTTGAGGCGGTTATCCGTCAACAGGGGTTTACCCCATCAAAATCGGCCCGCGCGATGCGTGGTCAGAGCGATAAAGTGGTGGGGATTATTGTCTCGCGTCTGGATTCTCCCTCTGAGAATCAGGCGGTGCGAACCATGTTGCCGCTGTTCTATCAGCAAGGTTACGACCCTATTCTGATGGAGAGTCAGTTTGATCCCGAACTGGTTTGCGAACATCTACATGTTTTACAACAGCGCCATGTCGATGGTGTCATTCTGTTTGGTTTCACCGGCTTAACCGCAGACATGCTCGTGCCGTGGCAGGAAAAAATGGTGGTGCTGGCGCGAGAATATACCGGTTTCTCTTCGGTTTGTTATGACGATGAAGGGGCGGTGCGACTGCTGATGGATAAACTGCGCCAGGCCGGGCATCGCTATATTAGTTATATCGGTGTGCAGCCCTCGGATGCCACGACCGGTATGCGTCGTCATCAATCTTATCTCGATTACTGCCAGCAATATGGCCTGACTTCCACTGTTGCGTTGGGAGAATTGAGCTATCAGAGCGGCTTTCAGCTTGCGCCTCAAGTGATAAAACCCGATACCTCTGCACTGGTATGTGCCTCTGATACTATTGCTATGGGGGTAAGTAAGTACTTGCAGCAGCAAGGGCAACAACACATCCAAGTATGTGGTATCGGCAACACACCGTTGTTGCACTTCTTGTTCCCCAATAGCCTGTCAGTCGAGTTGGGTTATGGTAGTGCAGGTGTGAAAGCGGCACAGCAACTGCTTGATCAACTTAATAATAACCAACCCCTTCAACAAATTATTATCCCCGGCCAATTGGCTTGA
- the mgtA gene encoding magnesium-translocating P-type ATPase produces the protein MQIKNFTRQLLNVLSRNLPRRLIRRETMLEGVSAGSTAKDIPAELARQRLQCANEMPQQLYQRFHSHPEGLTEQEAEAIRLNSGSNLIENQQATPWWVHLWHCYRNPFNLLLTILALISYATEDLTAAVVIGAMVLISTLMHFIQEARSNRAADALKAMVSNTATVLRSDAHTGKSEHRELPISQLVPGDIIKLSAGDMIPADLRILVAKDLFISQAALTGESLPVEKVAQCRECDEQNPLQRDTLCFMGTNVVSGSALAIVIGTGNQTYFGLLAERVTHQDEQPNAFQSGISKVSWLLIRFMLVMTPIVLLINGFTKGDWWEAALFALSVAVGLTPEMLPMIVTSTLAKGAVKLSKQKVIVKRLDAIQNFGAMDVLCTDKTGTLTQDKIVLESHTDVFGANCERVLRYAWLNSYYQTGLKNLLDVAVLSSMTDSSQSAEILAGYRKIDEIPFDFERRRMSVVVSDQSDYHELICKGALEEMLSICRHVRQGDDVIPMTDALLARIRRVTDEQNQQGLRVVAVATRILPAYQRNYAVIDEYDLILEGYIAFLDPPKESTAPALLALKNSGVSVKILTGDNELVARKVCKDVGLSVEKVLRGSDIEQMSEAELTEATRTTTVFAKLTPMHKERIVQNLRQAGHVVGFMGDGINDAPALRAADIGISVDSAVDIAKEAADIILLEKSLMVLEQGVIEGRRTFANMLKYIKMTASSNFGNVFSVLIASAFLPFLPMLPLHLLIQNLMYDISQIAIPFDNVDEEQLAKPQRWNAGDLGRFMVFFGPISSIFDVLTFSLMWWVFKANTPEMQTLFQSGWFVEGLLSQTLIVHMIRTRKIPFIQSRASWPLCLMTLAVVVVGIGLTFSPLAGFLQLQALPLSYFPWLIVILAGYMVTTQLVKGWFVRRYGWQ, from the coding sequence ATGCAAATTAAAAATTTCACCCGCCAATTGCTCAATGTATTGAGCCGCAACCTGCCCCGCCGCCTGATCCGTCGGGAAACCATGCTTGAGGGGGTTTCAGCAGGAAGTACGGCAAAAGATATCCCGGCAGAACTGGCCCGGCAGCGTTTGCAGTGTGCCAATGAAATGCCGCAACAGCTTTATCAACGCTTTCACAGCCACCCCGAAGGCCTGACTGAGCAAGAAGCCGAGGCTATTCGCCTGAATAGTGGCAGTAATTTGATTGAAAATCAGCAAGCTACCCCTTGGTGGGTTCACCTATGGCACTGTTATCGCAACCCCTTTAACTTACTATTGACCATTCTGGCCTTGATTTCTTACGCCACGGAAGACCTCACCGCCGCAGTGGTAATTGGTGCTATGGTGCTGATTTCCACTCTGATGCACTTTATTCAGGAGGCTCGCTCTAACCGTGCGGCAGATGCGCTGAAAGCCATGGTCAGCAACACCGCCACGGTGCTGCGCAGTGATGCCCATACTGGCAAAAGCGAACATCGCGAACTGCCGATTTCCCAATTGGTGCCTGGCGATATTATTAAACTCTCTGCCGGTGACATGATCCCGGCGGATTTACGTATTCTGGTGGCAAAAGATCTGTTTATCAGCCAGGCCGCCCTGACTGGTGAATCTCTGCCGGTGGAGAAAGTGGCGCAGTGCCGGGAGTGTGATGAACAAAACCCATTGCAGCGGGATACCCTGTGCTTTATGGGCACCAATGTGGTGAGTGGATCAGCACTGGCCATCGTTATCGGTACCGGTAATCAAACCTATTTTGGCCTGTTAGCTGAGCGTGTGACCCATCAGGATGAACAGCCCAATGCTTTCCAGAGTGGTATCAGCAAAGTCAGCTGGTTGTTGATTCGCTTTATGTTGGTCATGACACCCATTGTGTTGTTAATCAATGGTTTTACCAAAGGTGACTGGTGGGAAGCGGCACTATTTGCTCTCTCGGTTGCCGTGGGTTTGACCCCAGAAATGCTGCCGATGATCGTCACATCCACATTGGCAAAAGGGGCGGTAAAGCTATCAAAACAAAAAGTTATCGTCAAACGGCTGGACGCTATTCAGAACTTTGGCGCGATGGATGTTCTGTGTACCGACAAGACCGGCACCTTGACCCAAGATAAGATTGTGCTGGAGAGCCATACCGACGTATTTGGAGCCAATTGTGAGCGGGTACTGCGCTACGCCTGGCTCAACAGTTACTACCAAACCGGCTTGAAAAACCTGCTGGACGTGGCGGTGCTTTCGTCCATGACTGATTCATCCCAGTCTGCTGAAATACTGGCAGGTTACCGTAAAATCGATGAAATCCCATTTGATTTTGAGCGCCGCCGGATGTCCGTGGTGGTCAGCGACCAATCGGATTATCACGAGTTAATCTGCAAAGGCGCATTGGAAGAGATGCTGTCTATTTGCCGCCATGTCCGTCAGGGAGATGACGTCATCCCAATGACCGATGCGCTGCTGGCACGTATCCGCCGCGTTACCGATGAGCAAAACCAGCAAGGGCTAAGGGTGGTAGCAGTCGCCACACGGATTTTGCCAGCATATCAGCGCAATTATGCGGTTATCGACGAATATGACCTGATTCTTGAAGGTTATATCGCCTTCCTCGATCCGCCAAAAGAGAGCACCGCACCCGCACTACTGGCATTGAAAAACAGTGGCGTCAGCGTAAAAATTCTTACAGGTGACAATGAGTTAGTGGCGCGTAAAGTTTGTAAAGATGTCGGGCTGTCTGTCGAAAAAGTTTTGCGTGGCAGTGATATCGAACAAATGAGTGAGGCTGAATTGACTGAAGCCACCCGCACCACCACCGTATTTGCGAAGCTGACACCGATGCATAAAGAGCGCATTGTGCAAAATCTGCGGCAGGCGGGGCATGTGGTCGGCTTTATGGGCGATGGTATCAACGATGCTCCGGCACTGCGGGCGGCGGATATCGGGATCTCGGTAGATTCGGCAGTAGATATTGCCAAGGAAGCGGCTGATATCATTTTGCTGGAAAAGAGCCTGATGGTACTGGAACAGGGCGTGATAGAAGGCCGCCGTACCTTTGCCAACATGCTGAAATACATCAAAATGACCGCCAGTTCCAACTTCGGGAATGTTTTCAGCGTGCTAATTGCCAGTGCATTTTTACCTTTCTTGCCGATGTTGCCGCTACATCTGCTAATCCAGAACCTAATGTATGATATTTCTCAAATTGCCATTCCATTTGATAATGTCGACGAAGAGCAACTGGCCAAACCACAACGCTGGAACGCCGGCGATCTTGGGCGCTTTATGGTGTTCTTTGGGCCGATAAGTTCAATCTTTGACGTTTTGACCTTCAGTTTAATGTGGTGGGTATTTAAAGCTAATACGCCGGAAATGCAGACCTTGTTCCAGTCTGGCTGGTTCGTTGAAGGGCTGCTGTCCCAGACCTTGATTGTACATATGATTCGCACCCGTAAAATTCCCTTTATTCAAAGTCGCGCTTCGTGGCCGCTGTGCCTAATGACATTGGCAGTGGTGGTAGTCGGTATCGGGCTGACCTTCTCGCCACTGGCCGGATTCCTGCAATTACAGGCACTACCACTCTCATACTTCCCATGGCTGATTGTGATTTTGGCAGGTTACATGGTGACGACACAGCTAGTGAAAGGCTGGTTTGTCAGGAGATATGGCTGGCAGTGA